From a single Micromonospora sp. WMMD1102 genomic region:
- a CDS encoding APC family permease produces the protein MSSDSSPDTGLRRGRLGTVHLVFFTVAASAPLTVLGGGITTMYAVSGNVGAALAFLLLAAVLGVFAVGYAAMSRFVGNAGAFYSWIANGLGRVAGVGASFVALASYNAIQIGLYGLFGAVLDAFVTTKFGVDRPWWVWALAGLAVVGVLGVLQVDLNATVLAVVLLLECLAVVVFDVVAFRNPAGGSVTLAGLDPGNLFAAGLGAVFALGIASFTGFESGALYGEEVRDPRRTVARATYVAVAFTGAFYALSAWALTVLTGPENAQAATAGDGPGVVFGSLGAHAGGTVADVANLVFITSVLAALLSFHNAVARYLFALGRERVLPAFLSRTGARTGAPAGGSLAQTVLALGAVLAFVLAGRDPVLDLFTWLSGLSAVGVVLLMTLTSASVLGFFHRRPEAGVNAWQRLVAPALATVLLLAVLVVLLVNFDALLAPGNPGYLAWLLPGVTLVAALLGLGWGLLLRARRPAVYEAVGRGAVDPPAAETPEPAPTVDLSRSADLTRSADLP, from the coding sequence ATGTCATCGGATTCCTCCCCGGACACCGGCCTGCGCCGGGGACGCCTGGGCACGGTCCACCTCGTCTTCTTCACCGTCGCCGCGTCGGCACCGCTGACCGTGCTCGGCGGCGGCATCACCACGATGTACGCCGTCAGCGGCAACGTGGGCGCCGCGCTCGCCTTCCTGCTGCTCGCCGCCGTGCTGGGGGTGTTCGCGGTCGGCTACGCCGCGATGAGCCGGTTCGTCGGCAACGCCGGTGCCTTCTACTCCTGGATCGCCAACGGGCTGGGCCGGGTGGCCGGGGTCGGCGCCTCCTTCGTCGCGCTGGCCTCCTACAACGCCATCCAGATCGGGCTGTACGGGCTCTTCGGCGCCGTCCTGGACGCCTTCGTCACGACGAAGTTCGGCGTCGACCGGCCGTGGTGGGTCTGGGCCCTGGCCGGCCTGGCGGTGGTGGGGGTCCTCGGGGTGCTCCAGGTCGACCTGAACGCCACGGTCCTGGCCGTAGTTCTCCTGCTGGAATGCCTCGCGGTCGTCGTCTTCGACGTGGTGGCGTTCCGGAACCCGGCCGGCGGCAGCGTCACCCTCGCCGGGCTCGATCCGGGCAACCTCTTCGCGGCGGGGCTCGGTGCGGTGTTCGCGCTGGGCATCGCGAGCTTCACCGGGTTCGAGTCCGGGGCGCTCTACGGCGAGGAGGTCCGGGACCCCCGCCGCACGGTGGCCCGGGCCACCTACGTCGCGGTGGCCTTCACCGGTGCCTTCTACGCGCTCTCCGCCTGGGCACTGACCGTGCTGACCGGCCCGGAGAACGCGCAGGCGGCCACGGCCGGGGACGGTCCGGGGGTGGTCTTCGGCAGCCTGGGCGCACATGCCGGCGGCACCGTGGCGGACGTGGCGAACCTGGTCTTCATCACCTCGGTGCTGGCCGCCCTGCTGTCGTTCCACAACGCCGTCGCCCGGTACCTGTTCGCCCTGGGCCGGGAGCGGGTGCTGCCGGCCTTCCTCAGCCGGACCGGCGCGCGGACCGGGGCCCCGGCGGGCGGCTCGCTGGCCCAGACGGTGCTGGCCCTCGGCGCGGTGCTGGCCTTCGTGCTGGCCGGCCGGGATCCGGTGCTCGACCTCTTCACCTGGCTCAGCGGTCTCTCGGCGGTCGGGGTGGTGCTGCTGATGACCCTCACCTCCGCCTCGGTGCTGGGCTTCTTCCACCGCCGCCCCGAGGCCGGGGTGAACGCCTGGCAGCGGCTGGTCGCACCGGCCCTGGCCACCGTGCTGCTGCTCGCCGTCCTGGTGGTGCTGCTGGTGAACTTCGACGCGCTGCTCGCGCCCGGCAACCCGGGCTACCTGGCGTGGCTGCTGCCCGGGGTCACCCTGGTCGCCGCGCTGCTCGGGCTCGGCTGGGGCCTGCTGCTCCGGGCGAGGCGTCCGGCCGTCTACGAGGCCGTCGGCCGGGGAGCGGTCGATCCGCCGGCCGCCGAGACCCCGGAGCCCGCCCCGACCGTCGACCTGTCCCGCTCCGCTGACCTGACCCGGTCTGCTGACCTGCCTTGA
- a CDS encoding serine hydrolase: MSRVNRRTALGVGSAATAGVVLGTATQAMAAPNSGQGLETPDRARADQVAAIYRREKTKAGGNWYAYLSVASGTGPTPLPAVRENPDTVVEAYSVNKIAVATAVLDKVDRGLLTLDQRVEVTSSIVVPNGDGIFSLDGAYPSSVTLGHVLAALLTVSDDTAVRLCGLVCPAAELNQILVAKGFPKTQVEPVANPNRFFLGTSTARETHDLLQALVRGTLLSATSTNFLLHQLRAPIAFTDGIRRNMSSAQRGRIATKAGWFGNARHEAGLIFNPAGAPVLTYVLFADGQADPDNFGSTHPAVQARAAMGPAFLDAVDGLANLSLPSRRPRKYTPSNGG; the protein is encoded by the coding sequence GTGAGCAGGGTGAATCGCAGGACCGCACTGGGCGTCGGCAGCGCCGCCACCGCCGGCGTCGTACTCGGCACCGCCACCCAGGCGATGGCCGCGCCGAACAGCGGCCAGGGGCTCGAAACCCCCGACCGGGCCCGCGCGGACCAGGTCGCCGCGATCTACCGCCGGGAGAAGACGAAGGCCGGCGGCAACTGGTACGCATACCTGAGCGTCGCCAGCGGGACGGGCCCGACGCCGCTGCCGGCGGTACGGGAGAACCCGGACACGGTCGTCGAGGCGTACAGCGTGAACAAGATCGCGGTTGCCACGGCGGTACTGGACAAGGTGGACCGGGGACTGCTCACCCTGGACCAGCGGGTCGAGGTCACCTCGTCGATCGTGGTGCCGAACGGCGACGGCATCTTCAGCCTGGACGGCGCCTACCCCAGCTCGGTGACCCTCGGCCACGTCCTCGCGGCACTGCTCACCGTCTCCGACGACACCGCCGTACGGCTCTGCGGGCTGGTCTGCCCGGCCGCCGAACTCAACCAGATCCTCGTCGCGAAGGGCTTCCCGAAGACCCAGGTCGAGCCGGTCGCCAACCCGAACCGGTTCTTCCTCGGCACCAGCACCGCCCGGGAGACCCACGACCTGCTCCAGGCACTGGTCCGGGGCACCCTGCTCTCCGCCACCTCCACGAACTTCCTGCTGCACCAGCTCCGCGCGCCGATCGCGTTCACCGACGGCATCCGCCGCAACATGTCGTCGGCGCAGCGGGGCCGGATCGCCACCAAGGCGGGCTGGTTCGGCAACGCCCGGCACGAGGCAGGGCTGATCTTCAACCCGGCCGGCGCGCCGGTGCTGACGTACGTGCTCTTCGCCGACGGGCAGGCCGACCCGGACAACTTCGGCTCGACCCATCCGGCGGTGCAGGCCCGGGCAGCGATGGGCCCCGCCTTTCTCGACGCGGTCGACGGGCTGGCTAACCTCTCCCTGCCGTCCCGCCGGCCGAGGAAGTACACGCCGTCCAACGGCGGCTGA
- a CDS encoding succinate dehydrogenase/fumarate reductase iron-sulfur subunit yields MNLTLRIWRQSGPDDKGRMVSYQVPDVSPDMSFLEMLDVLNERLTLDGEEPVAFDHDCREGICGACGMVINGVAHGPERATTACQLHMRHFADGQTIDIEPWRARAFPVVKDLVVDRAAFDRIIAAGGYVTAPTGAAPEAHAQLVRKSDADAAFESAACIGCGACVAACPNGSAMLFTAAKVSHLSLLPQGQPERLTRVVGMVDAHDEAGFGGCTNIGECTAVCPKGIPLTSIGRLNRDYLKATRERDGAPGT; encoded by the coding sequence GTGAATTTGACCCTGCGGATCTGGCGGCAGTCCGGCCCGGACGACAAGGGCCGGATGGTCAGCTACCAGGTTCCGGACGTCTCCCCCGACATGTCGTTCCTGGAGATGCTCGACGTACTCAACGAACGGCTCACCCTCGACGGCGAGGAACCGGTCGCCTTCGACCACGACTGCCGGGAGGGCATCTGCGGCGCCTGCGGCATGGTGATCAACGGCGTGGCACACGGGCCGGAACGGGCCACCACCGCCTGCCAGCTCCACATGCGACACTTCGCCGACGGCCAGACCATCGACATCGAGCCGTGGCGGGCCAGGGCGTTCCCCGTGGTCAAGGACCTGGTGGTGGACCGGGCCGCGTTCGACCGGATCATCGCGGCCGGCGGGTACGTCACCGCGCCGACCGGTGCCGCGCCGGAGGCGCACGCCCAACTGGTCCGCAAGTCCGACGCGGACGCCGCCTTCGAGTCGGCCGCCTGCATCGGCTGCGGCGCCTGCGTCGCCGCCTGCCCGAACGGTTCGGCGATGCTCTTCACCGCCGCCAAGGTCAGCCACCTGAGCCTGCTGCCGCAGGGCCAGCCGGAACGCCTCACCCGGGTCGTCGGGATGGTCGACGCGCACGACGAGGCCGGCTTCGGCGGCTGCACGAACATCGGCGAGTGCACCGCCGTCTGTCCTAAGGGGATCCCGTTGACCAGCATCGGCCGGCTCAACCGGGACTACCTGAAGGCCACCCGGGAGCGGGACGGCGCACCCGGCACCTGA
- a CDS encoding fumarate reductase/succinate dehydrogenase flavoprotein subunit: protein MDLFTIGEPIADTKAPDGPIETRWQRRRFSAKLVNPANRRKLTVIVVGTGLAGGAAAATLGEQGYRVRSYCYQDSPRRAHSIAAQGGINAAKNYRNDGDSIQRLFYDTVKGGDFRSRESNVRRLAEVSVEIIDQAVAQGVPFAREYGGLLDTRSFGGAQVQRTFYARGQTGQQLLLGAYQALERQIGQGRVEMHSRHEMLELIVVDGRARGIVVRDLVTGEITTDFADAVVLASGGYGNVFYLSTNAKGCNVTATWRAHRKGALFANPCYTQIHPTCIPVSGDHQSKLTLMSESLRNDGRVWVPATAGDDRPPRQIPEAERDYFLERAYPAFGNLVPRDIASRAAKNVCDAGRGVGATGLGVYLDFADAIDRLGRSTIAERYGNLFEMYQRITGEDPYEVPMRIYPAVHYTMGGLWVDYDLQSTIPGLFVIGEANFSDHGANRLGASALMQGLADGYFVLPSTIADYLAAGPFEALTDDHPEVVSARDDVTDRLNRLLACQGDRTVDSFHRELGQIMWDHCGMERTDAGLRKALAEIRGLREQFWQRVRVPGDGEGLNQALEKAGRVADFFELAELMCVDALHRTESAGGHFRAESQTADGEAQRDDDSFGYVAAWEFTGADRPPVLHREDLQFEYVHPTQRSYK, encoded by the coding sequence CTGGACCTGTTCACCATCGGCGAGCCGATCGCCGACACCAAGGCCCCGGACGGGCCGATCGAGACCCGCTGGCAGCGCCGCCGGTTCTCCGCCAAGCTGGTCAACCCGGCCAACCGGCGCAAGCTGACCGTGATCGTGGTCGGCACCGGGCTGGCCGGCGGCGCGGCCGCCGCCACGCTCGGCGAGCAGGGCTACCGGGTCAGGTCGTACTGCTACCAGGACAGCCCGCGCCGGGCACACTCGATCGCCGCCCAGGGCGGCATCAACGCCGCCAAGAACTACCGCAACGACGGCGACTCGATCCAGCGACTCTTCTACGACACCGTCAAGGGCGGCGACTTCCGGTCCCGGGAGTCGAACGTACGCCGGCTCGCCGAGGTCTCGGTGGAGATCATCGACCAGGCGGTGGCCCAGGGCGTGCCGTTCGCCCGGGAGTACGGCGGGCTGCTCGACACCCGCTCGTTCGGCGGCGCCCAGGTGCAGCGCACCTTCTACGCCCGGGGGCAGACGGGCCAGCAGTTGCTGCTCGGGGCGTACCAGGCGTTGGAGCGGCAGATCGGGCAGGGCCGGGTCGAGATGCACAGCCGGCACGAGATGCTGGAGCTGATCGTGGTCGACGGCCGGGCCCGGGGCATCGTGGTCCGGGACCTGGTCACCGGCGAGATCACGACCGACTTCGCCGACGCCGTGGTGCTCGCCTCCGGCGGGTACGGCAACGTCTTCTACCTCTCCACGAACGCCAAGGGCTGCAACGTCACCGCCACCTGGCGGGCCCACCGCAAGGGCGCGCTCTTCGCCAACCCCTGCTACACGCAGATCCACCCGACCTGCATCCCGGTCTCCGGCGACCACCAGTCGAAGCTGACCCTGATGAGCGAGTCGCTGCGCAACGACGGCCGGGTCTGGGTGCCGGCGACGGCCGGTGACGACCGCCCGCCCCGGCAGATCCCGGAGGCGGAACGGGACTACTTCCTGGAGCGGGCGTACCCGGCCTTCGGCAACCTGGTCCCCCGGGACATCGCCTCCCGGGCCGCCAAGAACGTCTGTGACGCAGGCAGAGGCGTCGGGGCGACCGGGCTCGGCGTCTATCTCGACTTCGCCGACGCGATCGACCGGCTGGGCCGGTCCACCATCGCCGAGCGGTACGGCAACCTCTTCGAGATGTACCAGCGGATCACCGGCGAGGACCCGTACGAGGTGCCGATGCGGATCTATCCGGCGGTGCACTACACGATGGGCGGGCTCTGGGTCGACTACGACCTCCAGTCGACCATCCCCGGCCTGTTCGTGATCGGCGAGGCGAACTTCTCCGACCACGGCGCCAACCGGCTCGGCGCCTCGGCGCTGATGCAGGGCCTCGCCGACGGCTACTTCGTGCTGCCCAGCACCATCGCCGACTACCTCGCCGCCGGCCCGTTCGAGGCGCTCACCGACGACCACCCGGAGGTGGTGTCCGCCCGGGACGACGTCACCGACCGGCTGAACCGGCTGCTCGCCTGCCAGGGCGACCGGACCGTCGACTCGTTCCACCGCGAGCTGGGCCAGATCATGTGGGACCACTGTGGCATGGAGCGGACCGACGCCGGGCTGCGCAAGGCGCTGGCCGAGATCCGCGGCCTGCGCGAGCAGTTCTGGCAGCGGGTCCGGGTCCCCGGCGACGGCGAGGGGCTCAACCAGGCGCTGGAGAAGGCCGGCCGGGTCGCCGACTTCTTCGAGCTGGCCGAACTGATGTGCGTCGACGCGCTGCATCGTACCGAGTCGGCCGGCGGGCACTTCCGGGCCGAGAGCCAGACCGCCGACGGCGAGGCGCAGCGCGACGACGACAGCTTCGGGTACGTCGCGGCCTGGGAGTTCACCGGCGCCGACCGGCCGCCGGTGCTGCACCGGGAAGACCTGCAATTCGAGTACGTACACCCCACCCAGCGGAGTTACAAGTGA
- a CDS encoding succinate dehydrogenase cytochrome b subunit yields the protein MTAVSTRSPIRSSIGLKAVMAVTGILLVLFLIAHMLGNLKIFFGAESFDHYAHWLRTIGAPVLPDTWYLWIQRAVLGVALVAHIWSATVLARRARAARPVRYAHRPKVQGSYAARTMRWGGVIIALFVVYHLLDLTTGDLNPVGDPSRPYANVAADFAPERWYVTLLYTVAIVTLGFHLRHGMFSAFRSLGQQTPRGESRARALSLGFAVALCAGYLVVPFAVLAGLVR from the coding sequence GTGACAGCTGTATCGACGCGATCGCCGATCCGGTCCAGCATCGGGCTCAAGGCCGTGATGGCGGTGACCGGCATCCTGCTGGTGCTCTTCCTGATCGCGCACATGCTCGGCAACCTGAAGATCTTCTTCGGCGCCGAGTCGTTCGACCACTACGCGCACTGGCTGCGCACCATCGGCGCCCCCGTGCTGCCGGACACCTGGTATCTCTGGATCCAGCGCGCCGTGCTCGGCGTCGCGCTCGTCGCGCACATCTGGTCGGCCACCGTACTGGCCCGGCGGGCCCGGGCGGCCCGGCCCGTCCGGTACGCGCACCGGCCGAAGGTGCAGGGTAGTTACGCGGCCCGGACGATGCGCTGGGGCGGGGTGATCATCGCGCTCTTCGTCGTCTACCACCTGCTCGACCTGACCACCGGCGACCTGAACCCGGTCGGCGACCCGAGCCGGCCGTACGCGAACGTGGCCGCCGACTTCGCACCCGAGCGCTGGTACGTCACCCTGCTCTACACCGTCGCGATCGTCACCCTCGGCTTCCACCTGCGGCACGGCATGTTCAGCGCGTTCCGCAGCCTCGGACAGCAGACCCCCCGGGGCGAGTCCCGGGCCCGGGCGCTCTCGCTCGGTTTCGCCGTCGCACTCTGCGCCGGATACCTGGTCGTCCCCTTCGCCGTACTCGCCGGATTGGTGCGCTGA
- a CDS encoding LysR family transcriptional regulator, whose protein sequence is MTVQLHQLRYFVAVAETRHFTHAADNVGITQPSLSKQIHALETDLGAPLFERVRGNVGLTAAGEVLLPLAERILADVDTARREVQELVGVRRGRVRLGATPSLATSLAPPVLRRFRDAHPGVDLRVEESGSQDLVRDLLRGELDLALIILPATGADPALTAEPILRDNLVVASLNPLPMTDSAGTMRLTDLRHQPLVMFRQGYDLRDATLRACREAGFEPSLAVDGGEMDAVLSFVEAGLGVALVPGIVVARRPRLWVTPLAPPGVHRTIALARRREPEPTHAARAFRRILLEYVGTAAENSTLPAGVTPY, encoded by the coding sequence ATGACGGTGCAGCTCCATCAGTTGAGGTACTTCGTGGCGGTGGCCGAAACCCGGCATTTCACGCATGCCGCCGACAACGTCGGCATCACCCAGCCGTCGCTGAGTAAGCAGATTCACGCCCTGGAAACCGACCTCGGCGCCCCGCTCTTCGAGCGGGTGCGCGGCAACGTCGGCCTGACGGCCGCCGGCGAGGTGCTGCTGCCGCTGGCCGAGCGGATCCTGGCCGACGTCGACACCGCCCGCCGGGAGGTGCAGGAACTCGTCGGGGTCCGGCGCGGTCGGGTACGCCTCGGCGCCACGCCCAGCCTGGCCACCTCGCTCGCCCCGCCGGTGCTGCGCCGGTTCCGGGACGCCCACCCCGGCGTCGACCTGCGGGTGGAGGAGAGCGGCTCACAGGACCTCGTCCGGGACCTGCTCCGGGGCGAGCTGGACCTGGCGTTGATCATTCTCCCGGCGACCGGCGCCGACCCGGCGCTGACCGCCGAGCCGATCCTCCGGGACAACCTGGTGGTCGCCTCGCTCAACCCGCTGCCGATGACCGACTCGGCCGGCACCATGCGCCTCACCGACCTGCGGCACCAGCCGCTGGTGATGTTCCGGCAGGGCTACGACCTGCGCGACGCCACCCTGCGGGCCTGCCGGGAGGCGGGCTTCGAGCCGTCGCTCGCGGTCGACGGTGGCGAGATGGACGCCGTGCTCAGCTTCGTGGAGGCGGGACTCGGCGTCGCCCTGGTGCCGGGCATCGTGGTCGCCCGCCGCCCGAGGCTCTGGGTCACCCCGCTGGCCCCGCCGGGCGTACACCGGACGATCGCGCTGGCCCGGCGCCGGGAGCCGGAACCGACGCACGCGGCCCGGGCGTTCCGGCGGATCCTGCTGGAATACGTCGGCACGGCCGCCGAGAACTCGACCCTGCCGGCGGGCGTCACGCCGTACTGA
- a CDS encoding DUF1707 domain-containing protein, whose product MSGDPVPPKRELRISDAEREAVVARLSAGVAEGRLTLPEFEERLDGVLRARTGGEVEPYIADLPAVAPTVAPDEVVELNSFAGEIKRSGRWTVPRRLVVRSKAGTVKLDLRHAVISYRVVEINLATQAGSTTIVLPAGATANIDGVNTSAGTATAKVPSTPEPGSTAPHIVVSGSTAAGTLVVRYERRFWRWRW is encoded by the coding sequence GTGAGTGGCGATCCGGTCCCGCCTAAACGGGAGCTACGCATTTCCGACGCCGAGCGAGAGGCCGTGGTCGCCCGGTTGAGCGCCGGGGTGGCGGAGGGCCGGCTGACCCTGCCCGAATTCGAGGAGCGCCTCGACGGCGTGCTACGCGCCCGGACCGGCGGCGAGGTAGAGCCCTACATCGCCGACCTGCCGGCCGTGGCCCCGACCGTCGCCCCTGACGAGGTCGTCGAGCTGAACAGCTTCGCCGGCGAGATCAAACGCTCCGGTCGGTGGACCGTACCCCGGCGATTGGTGGTACGCAGCAAGGCCGGCACGGTCAAGCTCGACCTTCGGCACGCCGTCATCAGTTACCGGGTCGTCGAGATCAACCTCGCTACCCAAGCCGGCTCGACGACCATCGTGCTGCCGGCTGGTGCGACCGCCAACATCGACGGAGTCAACACGAGCGCCGGTACGGCGACGGCCAAGGTACCGTCCACACCCGAACCCGGCTCGACCGCTCCGCACATCGTCGTCAGCGGCAGCACCGCCGCCGGCACGCTGGTGGTGCGCTATGAGCGCCGCTTCTGGCGCTGGCGCTGGTAG
- a CDS encoding helix-turn-helix transcriptional regulator: protein MNVAARKQPPTVRLRRLAAELRALRHGAGLTREDVAERTHMNPATLWRLETARARPQRRTLLGLLDVYGVADLERRLELVGLAKDAGQLGWLQAYEDQLPDEYSTYISFESEAQSVRNYESLFVPGLLQTEPYARAVTAGLLPNGSEEDVERRVEARLRRQEAISKAEPLRVWAILDESVLHRKVGGTDVTRDQLQHLAKLTKLPNITVQVLPYEVGAHPGMYGAFAIMGFPDPADPDLVYIENRVNALFLERDADIASYTDLFEYLRAAALNPVASVRLIARAAEQG from the coding sequence ATGAACGTGGCGGCACGAAAGCAACCGCCGACCGTCAGACTGCGGCGACTGGCGGCGGAACTCCGCGCACTGCGGCACGGCGCCGGCCTCACCCGGGAAGACGTCGCCGAACGGACCCACATGAATCCCGCCACCCTCTGGCGGCTCGAAACCGCGCGGGCCCGGCCCCAGCGCAGAACCCTGCTCGGCCTGCTCGACGTCTACGGCGTCGCGGATCTCGAACGCCGGCTCGAACTGGTCGGCCTCGCCAAGGACGCCGGACAGCTCGGCTGGTTGCAGGCGTACGAGGACCAGTTGCCCGACGAGTACAGCACCTACATCTCGTTCGAGTCGGAGGCGCAGTCGGTCCGCAACTACGAATCGCTCTTCGTCCCCGGCCTGCTCCAAACCGAACCGTACGCCCGGGCCGTCACTGCCGGGCTGTTGCCGAACGGCTCGGAGGAGGATGTCGAACGGCGAGTCGAAGCGCGGCTCAGGCGCCAGGAGGCGATCAGCAAGGCCGAGCCGCTCAGGGTGTGGGCGATCCTCGACGAGAGCGTATTGCACCGCAAGGTGGGCGGTACGGACGTGACGCGCGACCAGTTGCAACACCTTGCCAAACTCACCAAGCTGCCCAACATCACCGTGCAAGTCCTACCTTACGAGGTCGGTGCGCATCCCGGCATGTACGGCGCATTTGCGATCATGGGATTTCCGGATCCGGCCGATCCAGACCTGGTCTATATCGAGAACCGGGTGAACGCCCTGTTCCTTGAGCGCGACGCCGACATCGCCAGCTACACCGATCTCTTCGAGTACCTACGCGCGGCGGCGCTGAACCCGGTGGCCTCGGTCCGCTTGATCGCACGTGCTGCCGAGCAGGGTTGA
- a CDS encoding DUF397 domain-containing protein: protein MYDVDPTNARWRTSRRSGANGNCVEVADNLEAVVAVRDSKDPFGPVLTFRPAAWTTFMVSLKVGAPPA, encoded by the coding sequence ATGTACGACGTTGATCCGACCAACGCCAGGTGGCGTACAAGCCGTCGCTCCGGTGCCAATGGCAACTGTGTCGAGGTTGCCGACAATCTGGAAGCCGTTGTCGCGGTACGGGACAGCAAGGACCCGTTCGGTCCGGTGCTGACGTTCCGCCCGGCCGCCTGGACGACCTTCATGGTATCGCTGAAGGTCGGTGCGCCTCCGGCGTAG